The Thermococcus thermotolerans genome contains a region encoding:
- the mntA gene encoding type VII toxin-antitoxin system MntA family adenylyltransferase antitoxin, with the protein MNIEDAVKKILELGGERVKFVILFGSQSRGEARKDSDVDLCVYYEGSPKEAFLFRMLVLGSLPENYDVQIFQLLPVYIKKECLKGKVLFCMDETFLYDLAYETLKEWEDFRRYYYDYLGLEAIE; encoded by the coding sequence ATGAACATTGAGGATGCCGTCAAAAAAATCCTTGAGCTCGGTGGAGAGCGGGTGAAGTTCGTAATTCTCTTTGGCTCTCAATCCAGAGGTGAGGCCAGAAAGGACAGTGATGTAGACCTGTGCGTTTACTACGAGGGAAGCCCAAAAGAGGCGTTTCTCTTCAGGATGCTCGTCCTTGGAAGCCTTCCCGAGAATTATGATGTTCAGATTTTTCAGCTCCTTCCGGTTTACATAAAAAAGGAGTGCCTCAAGGGTAAAGTTCTCTTCTGCATGGACGAGACGTTCCTCTACGACCTCGCCTACGAAACGCTCAAGGAGTGGGAGGACTTCAGGAGATACTACTACGACTACCTCGGGTTGGAGGCGATAGAATGA
- a CDS encoding MEMO1 family protein has translation MEVRYPAVAGSFYPSDKALIEMLEEFFNDLGEEGSERRITAGVAPHAGYVFSGYTASRTYKAIFEDGLPETFVILGPNHTGLGSPIAVYPSGKWRTPLGDVEVDSEMAKAIAKLSGIADLDELAHKYEHSIEVQLPFIQYLAEKAGKEVRIVPIALGIQDEEVSEDLGRAIFEASKELGRDVVVVASTDFMHYGAMYGYVPFRARASELPHRIKEWDFRVIRRILDFDVGGMFRELREMNHTMCGPGGVGTAIVYSRLAGALEAELLHYTTSFEVSRSTDAIVGYASIVMRR, from the coding sequence ATGGAGGTAAGGTATCCGGCAGTCGCTGGTAGCTTCTATCCCTCGGACAAAGCGCTCATCGAGATGCTGGAGGAGTTCTTCAACGACCTCGGCGAGGAGGGAAGCGAGAGGAGGATAACAGCTGGCGTTGCGCCCCACGCGGGCTACGTCTTCTCGGGCTACACGGCTTCGAGAACATACAAGGCTATCTTTGAGGACGGCCTGCCGGAGACCTTCGTAATCCTCGGGCCGAACCACACCGGCCTCGGCTCGCCGATAGCGGTCTACCCCTCCGGAAAGTGGCGCACACCGCTCGGTGACGTCGAGGTTGATTCCGAGATGGCCAAGGCCATAGCGAAGCTCTCTGGCATAGCCGACCTTGATGAGCTGGCCCACAAATACGAGCACTCAATAGAGGTACAGCTTCCCTTCATCCAGTACCTGGCTGAAAAAGCTGGGAAGGAAGTTAGAATAGTTCCAATAGCCCTCGGCATTCAGGACGAGGAGGTCTCCGAAGACCTTGGAAGGGCCATCTTTGAGGCATCAAAGGAGCTCGGCAGGGACGTGGTTGTGGTAGCGAGCACCGACTTCATGCACTACGGAGCCATGTACGGCTACGTGCCCTTCAGGGCGAGGGCGAGCGAGCTTCCCCACAGGATAAAGGAGTGGGACTTCCGCGTAATAAGGAGAATCCTCGATTTCGACGTTGGAGGCATGTTCAGAGAGCTCCGCGAGATGAACCACACCATGTGCGGGCCGGGTGGAGTTGGGACTGCGATAGTTTACTCCCGCTTGGCTGGAGCGCTTGAGGCGGAGCTACTCCACTACACGACGAGCTTCGAGGTCAGCAGGAGCACCGATGCCATCGTCGGCTACGCGAGCATCGTGATGAGAAGGTGA
- a CDS encoding pyridoxal-phosphate dependent enzyme, which produces MLVCSRCGRKYPETFRLNCDCGGTLLVRRNHFSFFGSLLSYLDMRRYLNFLPVGGNYLPPAVPAITPTAALQIGPVVGLFKLEYLHPSGSFKDRGTYVTVAKLMEEGIREVVLDSSGNAALSMALYSLPAGITAHLFVSYNTMPEKLSLLERLGAVLHFVDGDRMKVHEMAVEFAEREGITYVSHWLNPYFIEGTKTVAFETYEQVGVPDYVLAPAGSGTLFLGLWKGFTELRDMGEIAELPRLVAVQASGYESLCERSPLTNGLADGIAIPEPPRIDEMKRAIKETNGLCVSIEGPETVEALDWLKRAGFLVEPTSAVVLAALWKLVESGEIPDGSRVLLPLTGSGLKLTEGI; this is translated from the coding sequence ATGCTCGTCTGCTCACGTTGCGGTAGGAAGTACCCGGAGACGTTTCGTCTGAACTGCGACTGCGGCGGAACCCTGCTAGTCAGGCGGAACCACTTCAGCTTCTTCGGTAGCCTCCTCTCGTACCTAGACATGCGCCGCTACCTCAACTTCCTCCCCGTGGGCGGGAACTACCTCCCCCCGGCAGTGCCCGCTATCACCCCGACCGCTGCACTCCAGATAGGTCCGGTCGTCGGGCTGTTCAAGCTCGAATACCTCCATCCGAGTGGCTCCTTCAAGGATCGTGGGACCTACGTCACCGTGGCAAAGCTCATGGAGGAAGGGATCCGGGAGGTCGTCCTCGACAGCTCCGGCAACGCGGCCCTGAGCATGGCCTTGTACTCCCTTCCGGCCGGGATAACTGCCCACCTATTCGTCTCATACAATACGATGCCGGAGAAGCTCTCGCTTCTGGAGAGGCTTGGGGCGGTACTCCACTTCGTTGATGGGGACAGGATGAAGGTTCACGAAATGGCAGTAGAGTTTGCAGAGCGCGAGGGGATAACCTACGTCTCCCACTGGCTCAATCCGTACTTCATCGAGGGCACAAAAACGGTGGCCTTTGAAACTTACGAGCAGGTCGGTGTTCCCGACTACGTCTTGGCCCCAGCGGGGAGCGGAACGCTCTTCCTCGGCCTCTGGAAGGGCTTCACGGAATTAAGGGATATGGGCGAGATCGCGGAGCTCCCCCGGCTCGTTGCGGTTCAGGCCAGCGGCTACGAAAGTCTCTGCGAGCGTTCGCCCCTCACCAACGGTCTGGCTGATGGGATAGCGATTCCGGAACCTCCGAGGATTGATGAAATGAAGAGGGCGATCAAGGAAACAAACGGTCTCTGTGTGAGCATTGAAGGGCCCGAAACGGTGGAAGCATTGGACTGGCTCAAGCGGGCGGGTTTTCTGGTTGAGCCCACCTCTGCCGTTGTCCTCGCGGCTCTGTGGAAGCTGGTCGAGAGCGGCGAAATTCCGGATGGTTCGAGGGTCCTTCTCCCTCTCACTGGTTCGGGCCTCAAACTGACCGAAGGTATTTAG
- the udp gene encoding uridine phosphorylase — MVEKFVSAERPQTEEGYQYHIACKPGDVARYVLLPGDPERVPKISSLWDEAREIAFHREYRTHTGRYKGVPISVTSTGIGGPSTAIAIEELAAIGADTFIRVGSTGAIQPGMEIGDLIIAKAAVRLEGTSKQYVRVEYPAVADLEVTLALIEAAETLGVRYHIGITASTDSFYLGQGRPGLRGYFPSFAKNILDDLRQANVTNFEMEAATLYTLANIYGLRAGCVCAVFANRITNEFGKAGEKEAALVASEAVKILAEWDEEKEKAGKKVWFPGLRRV; from the coding sequence ATGGTTGAGAAATTCGTTTCCGCCGAGAGGCCCCAGACCGAGGAGGGCTACCAGTACCACATAGCCTGCAAGCCAGGAGATGTCGCACGCTACGTCCTCCTGCCCGGCGACCCTGAGAGGGTGCCGAAAATAAGCTCTCTCTGGGACGAGGCGAGGGAGATAGCCTTCCACAGGGAATACCGGACACACACAGGCAGGTATAAGGGCGTCCCCATAAGCGTCACCTCAACCGGAATCGGAGGGCCGTCCACCGCCATAGCCATCGAAGAACTCGCGGCGATAGGTGCCGATACCTTCATCCGCGTCGGCTCCACCGGCGCGATACAACCGGGAATGGAGATAGGCGACCTGATCATAGCGAAGGCAGCGGTGAGGCTTGAGGGGACTTCAAAGCAGTACGTCCGCGTTGAATATCCAGCAGTTGCAGACCTCGAGGTCACTCTAGCCCTAATCGAGGCCGCTGAAACTTTGGGCGTCCGCTACCATATCGGCATTACCGCCTCGACGGACAGCTTCTATCTCGGCCAGGGAAGGCCCGGACTCAGGGGTTACTTCCCAAGCTTTGCAAAGAACATACTCGATGACCTGAGGCAGGCCAACGTCACAAACTTCGAGATGGAGGCTGCAACTCTCTACACCCTCGCCAACATCTATGGACTGAGGGCTGGGTGTGTCTGTGCGGTCTTCGCCAACAGGATAACCAACGAATTCGGGAAGGCCGGGGAGAAGGAAGCGGCATTAGTCGCCAGTGAGGCTGTGAAGATACTCGCCGAGTGGGACGAGGAGAAGGAGAAGGCTGGAAAGAAAGTCTGGTTCCCGGGGCTTAGAAGGGTTTGA
- a CDS encoding NAD(P)/FAD-dependent oxidoreductase → MMKYDVVVVGASAGGITTALAARRFYPDKSVLVIKKEDVGIISCGIPYVFGTLKSIDEDLIPLDMFFKPAGIDVLVDEVTHIDPKAKLVRTRGGEEVRWEKLVIATGSRPVLPEVPGFDLDGVYTIPKDYEYLKELKERVKEAENVVIIGGGFIALEVGDEIRKLGKNVTLVVRSRLLRNSFDPEFSEMVENRLREVGVDIVYGHIERLTGERRVEGVRLVDGTELPADLVIFSIGYRPNVELAVKAGLKVTRYGIWTDEYMRTSHPDIFAVGDCVEHRDFFTGKPYTLMLASTATFEARIAGANLFRLQIVRENRRTIGVYATHVAGLTLAAAGLTEEAARKEGFEVIVGYGKAPDKHPAVFPGTSMITAKLIFSRDRGAILGAQMAGGESVGEMINVLALAIQKRLTASELYTLQIATHPLLTASPVAYPILQAAENALAKLRT, encoded by the coding sequence ATGATGAAGTACGATGTTGTAGTTGTCGGCGCGAGTGCCGGCGGCATAACCACGGCCCTCGCCGCGAGGCGGTTCTATCCCGACAAGAGCGTCTTGGTAATCAAAAAGGAGGACGTTGGGATAATCTCATGCGGCATTCCGTACGTCTTTGGAACGCTCAAGAGCATCGATGAAGACCTCATCCCCCTCGACATGTTCTTCAAGCCAGCAGGAATAGATGTTCTTGTGGATGAGGTGACCCACATCGATCCCAAGGCCAAGCTCGTAAGGACTAGAGGGGGAGAGGAGGTTCGATGGGAGAAGCTCGTCATAGCTACCGGCTCCAGACCCGTTCTTCCGGAGGTTCCGGGATTTGATCTCGACGGTGTGTACACCATACCCAAGGACTACGAATACCTGAAGGAGCTTAAGGAGCGGGTGAAGGAGGCAGAAAACGTCGTTATAATCGGCGGCGGGTTCATAGCCCTTGAGGTGGGGGATGAGATACGAAAACTCGGAAAGAACGTCACCCTGGTCGTCAGAAGTAGGCTCTTAAGGAACTCATTTGACCCAGAGTTCAGTGAGATGGTGGAGAATAGGCTCCGTGAGGTAGGTGTTGATATTGTTTACGGCCACATCGAAAGGCTCACCGGTGAGCGAAGGGTCGAGGGGGTCAGGCTGGTTGATGGTACCGAGCTTCCGGCTGATCTTGTGATATTCTCAATCGGCTACAGGCCGAACGTTGAGCTTGCCGTTAAGGCGGGTCTCAAGGTTACGCGCTACGGCATCTGGACCGACGAGTATATGAGAACATCCCACCCGGACATCTTTGCGGTTGGTGACTGTGTGGAGCACAGGGACTTCTTCACGGGGAAGCCGTACACCCTTATGCTGGCTTCAACGGCAACCTTTGAGGCCAGAATAGCCGGAGCGAATCTCTTCAGGCTTCAGATAGTGAGGGAGAACAGGAGAACGATAGGCGTCTACGCCACCCATGTTGCCGGTCTGACCCTTGCGGCCGCTGGCCTTACTGAAGAGGCCGCTAGGAAGGAGGGCTTTGAGGTCATAGTGGGCTATGGAAAGGCTCCGGACAAGCATCCCGCGGTTTTCCCGGGAACATCCATGATAACTGCGAAGCTGATATTCTCCCGCGACAGGGGGGCAATACTAGGCGCCCAGATGGCCGGCGGGGAGAGCGTGGGAGAGATGATAAACGTCCTCGCGCTGGCGATACAGAAGCGTCTCACCGCGAGTGAGCTCTACACTCTCCAAATAGCAACCCATCCGCTCCTTACGGCGTCTCCTGTGGCCTACCCAATACTTCAGGCGGCCGAGAATGCCCTGGCGAAGCTGCGGACGTGA
- the mtnP gene encoding S-methyl-5'-thioadenosine phosphorylase, whose amino-acid sequence MPRIAIIGGSGVYDPKLLQNVREEFVSTPYGKVRVKIGEYGGEEIAFLARHGEGHSVPPHKINYRANIWALYELGVERILSTSAVGSLNEAMKPGDFVILDQLIDFTKTRHYTFYDGDESPHDRKFVAHVDFTDPYCPELRKALITAARELGFEYHPTGTYACMEGPRFETRAEIRALRILGADVVGMTQCPEAALARELEMCYASVAIVTNFAAGISREKLTHTEVVELMAKKSEEIKYLLMKSIKYIPKERHCACKDALKGATGE is encoded by the coding sequence ATGCCGAGGATAGCAATTATTGGAGGTTCCGGAGTCTACGACCCGAAGCTGTTGCAGAACGTCAGGGAGGAGTTCGTAAGCACCCCTTACGGAAAGGTCAGGGTGAAGATAGGCGAATACGGTGGCGAGGAAATAGCGTTCCTGGCCAGACACGGCGAGGGGCACAGCGTTCCCCCCCACAAGATAAACTATCGCGCCAACATATGGGCGCTGTATGAACTCGGTGTCGAGAGGATTCTCTCAACTTCGGCAGTAGGCTCGCTCAACGAGGCAATGAAGCCGGGCGACTTCGTTATCCTCGACCAGCTTATTGACTTCACCAAGACGAGGCACTACACCTTCTACGATGGTGATGAGAGTCCTCACGACAGAAAGTTTGTGGCTCACGTTGACTTCACCGACCCCTACTGCCCGGAGCTGAGAAAGGCACTGATAACGGCCGCGAGGGAGCTTGGGTTTGAATACCACCCAACGGGAACCTACGCCTGCATGGAGGGCCCGAGGTTCGAGACAAGGGCAGAGATAAGGGCTCTCAGGATACTGGGTGCCGATGTCGTCGGAATGACCCAGTGCCCGGAGGCAGCTCTGGCTAGGGAGCTTGAGATGTGCTACGCCAGCGTGGCCATAGTTACCAACTTCGCCGCGGGGATAAGCAGGGAGAAGCTCACCCACACCGAGGTCGTTGAGCTGATGGCCAAAAAGAGCGAGGAGATCAAGTACCTCCTGATGAAGTCCATTAAGTACATTCCAAAGGAGCGCCACTGCGCCTGCAAGGATGCCCTGAAGGGCGCGACCGGGGAGTGA